Sequence from the Piscinibacter sp. HJYY11 genome:
GGCGCCAAGGGCCTCGTGCGGCTGGCCTGTCCGGTAGACCTGGTCCAACAAATCGATGTAGCCCTGCGCTCCCGCCTCAGGCAGCGCTTCGGCCACCGCCTTGCCGACCAGGTCTCTGTTTCCCAGCAATGAGAGATAGGCCGGGTTCGCCATGTCGAAGACATGGGCCGGACCGGAGAGCAACGCGATGAACACCGGCGCCTGCTGGAACAGCTGCAGGAACTTCTCTCGTTCCCGTTCCACTGCTTGGGCGGCCATGACTTGCTCGGTCGTCTCGGTGCACAGCACCAGCACGCCACCGATGCCACTCGGAGCGGTAACGTCGTCGATCGGGCCATACGAGTAGGTCCAGTAGACATCTTCCAGCTTGCCGTTGCGGATGATGGGGACCAGCTGGTTCTCGTGCCACGTCGCCAGTCCGCCCGAGTGGACGGACGCGATCTGCGGTCCGATGATGTCCCAGATCTCCGGCCAGGCTTCCTGCCCTCGCATGCCGAGGATGCTGGGGTGCTTCTCGGGCCCGAGAGAAGCGCGGTAGGCGTCGTTGTAGAGACAGATGTGCTCCGGCCCCCAGAACAGGAACACGGGGTGGCCGGTCGTGAGCGCCATGCGCACCATCACACGAAGGCTGGCGGGCCAGCCTTCCGGGCCGCCCAGCGGCGTGCGGGACCAGTCGAACTCTCGTATGCGTCTTGCCATCTCGCTGTCGCCAGCGAGAAACGCCAGGTCGATTGCCTGAGCTGCCATATGCCTGGTCTCCATGAGAGACAGTCCTGCAGCGGGGCGGCAGAGCTGCCGCTTCGCCCCAAGAAGCGCCGCATGCTAACTGCGTCGCCGAGGTCCTGCACGCGCCGTGCAAAGGCGTAGGAACCGTCCGACAACAGCTTGTCGCGAGCTCCTACGCCCGCGGATGCCTTGGCGTGGGTTTCACCTGCTGTTTCGCGCTTCCGGTGTCCGACAATTTGTAAACGCCGAGAACACACTCCGCGCCGCCCGTCGCAGACGCAGCCGGCCGAGCACAAAAGGAAGCCAAGAAGAATGCTCGAGAAAATTTGGGGTCGATGGGGACTGGCGGGCGCCTTGAAGCCATGCCCATGAGCCGTTGCCACGCCTTGGTATGGGCGCTGCTGCTCCTGGTCGCGGGTTTGTCGGCGACTCCCGCGCCGGCCCAACACGAGCTGACCGAGGAAGTGCGCGTCAAGGCCGCGTACCTGCACAAGTTCCCGAGCTTCGTCGAGTGGCCCGCCGCGGCGCTGCCGTCGGACGGGGCGCCCATCGTCATTGGCATTGCGAGCGCCGATGCCATCTTCAGAGAGCTGGAGCGGATCTCGAAAGGCCGCCACGTGGCAGGCCGCCTGGTCGAAGCCCGCCGGGTCGACGGCATCCGCGGCCTTGCGGGTCTCCACGTTCTCTTCATCGGGCGAGAGATGGGCAGCGAGGCGTCGTTGTATCTGAAAGCCGCCCAGGCGCTTCCGATTCTCACCGTCGCAGAGCATGAGCCGATCGAGCGGCTCGTGATTCTCAACTTCCTTGACCGAGGCGGCACGGTCCGATTCTCGGCGTCGCTCCCAGCGGCGGAGAAGGCCGGCCTGACCCTCAGTTCCAGGCTGCTGGCCGTGGCGGACCACGTGCACGGCAGCCCTCGCGACAAGAAGTAGGACGCCCATGAAACCGCGAAGTCTTCGGCTCCAGCTGGCTCGTGCAGCGCTGACCGCCACGTTGGTCGCGCTGCTGCTGAGCACCGTGGCCACGGCCTGGTTCGAGTTTGCGAAATTCCGCAGCGAAAGGCAGGCCGATTTGCAATCCCGCGCGGACGTCCTGGCGTACGCCATCGCACCGGCCCTCGTGTTCAACGACCGAGAAACCGTTCGCCTCCAGCTGGCCGCACTGCGCAATGCGCCCGAGCTCGATTTCGCGGTGGTCTATCGACTCGATGGTTCCACCTTCGCCACCTTCCATTCGAATGCACAGCCGGGCGGAACCAAAGTGCCGATGCCCCGTGCCTTGGGCTTCGACTTCAGCGCCTCCGGCATGAGCCTTGCGCAGTCAGTCCGGCATGACGATGAAGAGGTGGGTCGCCTGTACATGTCAGCCCGGCACGATCTCTGGTCTCGCATCGGATCCTTCGTCGCCATTCAAGCGTGTGTGCTGGTGATCGCGCTGGCCTTGGCGGCGTGGCTGTTCCGGCGCTTGCAGGTGAATGCCGTGCAGTCGCTGGCGGATGTGACACGGGTTGCGCGGCGGGTGACCCAGCACGGCGATTGGTCGCCGCGAGCGCAGCCGTCTCGCTACGAAGAGCTGAGCGTGCTGGTCACCGCGTTCAACCGCATGCTGGATGAAGTCTCTCAGCGCACGCAGGCACTCGAGGCCGAGACCGTGGAGCGCCGCAGGGTCGAGGTCGAGCTTCGAGCAGCCGACGAACAGAAGGATGTCTTTCTCGCGACGCTCGCACACGAGCTGCGCAACCCCCTGGCCCCGATGACGGTGGCGGTGTCGATCCTGCGCAAGAAGCAGCAGCCGCAGGCACTTCAGGACAAGTGCGTTGGCATCCTCGATCGCCAGCTGTCGCACACGGTACGTCTGATCGATGACCTGCTCGATGTCTCTCGTATCCGGGTCGGCAAGTTGACACTCCAGAAGGATGCAATCGAGCTGCTGAGTGTCGTGCGCGCGGCCGCGGAGCTGATCGAGCCGGTTGCCACGGGCAAGCAGCAAGTGGTGAAAGCCTCGCTCGAGGGCCGCGACATCTGCGTCATCGCAGACCGCACACGGCTGCTGCAGGTGTTCTCGAATCTGCTCACCAACGCGTCGCGCTACACGCCCCGCGGCGGCTCCATCGAGGTGTCGTACCGCTGCGACGACACGCATGTGTTCGTGAGCGTGAGAGACACCGGCATCGGCATCGACGCGTCGATGCAGCGCAAGATCTTCGAGATGTTCCAGCAGGCGGACCAGAGCCTGGAGCGTGGCAATGCCGGCCTGGGCATCGGCCTCACCCTGGCAAGCCAGCTCGCCCAACTGCATGGTGGTGAGATCGCGGTCGAAAGCGAAGGGCTCGGCCGAGGCGCCTGTTTCACGGTGAGGTTGCCGATCGCGCCACGCGGCACGCAGCCCAACGTGGAGCGGCGCCCCGAGGCCACCGCAGCCGGCCGTCCGATGTCGATCCTCATCGCCGATGACAACGTCGACGCCGCGGTCGGGCTGCGGGATGCCTTCGAAGCCCTGGGGCATGAGGTATCGGTGTGCCACGACGGGCTGTCGGCGGTCGGCCAGGCGCTCGCCCGACGCTTCGACGCGGCGATTCTCGACATCGGAATGCCCGGGCTCAACGGCTATGACGCGGCGCAGCGCATCCGCGCCGGTGCACAGCCCGCCCTGGTCCTGGTGGCGCTCACGGGCTGGGGCCAGCCGTCGGACAAGGAACGTGCGAGGAACGCCGGATTCGACCACCACTTCGTCAAGCCGGCCTCGCCAGATGACCTGCTGCAGGCGATACAGGCCCGAACCGCGGCCACGCGAACCATGGAGGATGTGAAGACATGACGCCACCGGCCTCGTTGCTTGTGCGCCGACCGCGGCTCGGCGCGTTCGTGCGCTGGCCGCTGGCGGCGGCGCTTTCGGTGGGGAGTGCGCACGCCCAGTTCCCGGGCGCTGCGGCGATCGAAGACATGAGCCTGGAGGCGCTGGCGAACGTGCCCGTCACGTCCGTCACGGGGCGGCCGGAGGCCCTGCAACGCTCAGCCGCCTCGATCTACGTCATCTCCGGCGACGAGCTCCGTCGCTCGGGCGTGAGCAGCCTGCCCGAGGCCTTGCGCCTCGCGCCCAACCTGCAGGTCGCGCGGCTGAACGCCTCCCAGTACGCCATCTCGGCACGCGGTTTCAACAACACGATCGGCAACAAGCTGCTCGTGCTGATCGACGGCCGCACCGTCTACTCGCCGCTGTTTTCAGGCGTGTTCTGGGATGCACAGGATGTACTGCTCGAGGACATCGATCGCATCGAAGTCATCAGCGGGCCCGGCGCCACCTTGTGGGGGGCCAATGCGGTCAACGGCGTGATCAACGTGATTACCAAGTCGGCGACGGCGACGCAAGGTGCGTTCGCGGCGGCCTCGAGCGAGCGCTCGGGCTACCGCGCGGCCACACGCTATGGCACGTCGGTCGGACACGACACCGCGCTGCGGCTCTACGCCGTGCAAAGCCGGCGTAATGAGACCGATGCCGTCTCGACGGGCGCGCCGAGAAACGATGACAACACGCTGCGGCAAGCCGGGTTTCGTGCCGACACGTCGACAGACGACCACCACTTGCAGCTGCAAGGCGACATCTACGACGGCGGCGGCGACGGCAGCAGCAACATCGCGGCGGAGCTTTCCGGTGCCAACCTGATCGCGAAGCTGAGCAGCCGGCCGGGTGAGGCGTCGAACTGGCAGGCGCAGGTCTATCTCGATCACACCAAGCGCAGCGACCCGGTGGTCTTCCGCGACAAGACCGACACGGTGGATGTCACCTTCAACCACGCCCCCTCGGTCGACCGCGCCCACAAGGTGCTGTGGGGGGCCGGGTATCGTGCGGCGACCAGCAGGACCGAGGCGACGCCGCTCGTGCGCTTCGAGCCGGCCACCCGTCGGCTTCGCTGGAGCCACCTCTTTCTTCAGGACGAGTTCGCCGTGAGCGAGACGCTGCGGGTCACGGCCGGCGTGAAGCTCGAAACCAACGTCTACACCGGCACCGAAGTGCTGCCGACGCTGCGCGCGGCGTACGACATCGGCGAGCGGAAGATCCTCTGGGCCTCACTGTCCCGGGCGGTGAGGTCACCCGCCCGGCTGGACCGCGACTTCTATCTCCCGGCGAATCCTCCCCACCTCATCGCCGGCGGCCCGAACTTCGAGTCCGAGGTGGCGAACGTGGCGGAGCTGGGCCTGCGGGGACAGACGTCTGCTGCCAGCTACAGCGCCACCGCGTTCCTGCACGACTTCGACCGGCTGCGCGCGGGCCGTGCCGGGCCCACCGAAATCGAGAACCGTGCGTGGGGCAAGGTGTGGGGGCTGGAGACCTGGGGAACGGTCGACGTGGCCGCCGGCTGGCGGCTGATGGCGGGCTGGGTGGAGCTTCGCAAGTCGCTGCACAAAGACGAGCTGTCGCCGGCCTCTTCGATCCCCAATCTCGGCAACGACCCACGGCGCCAGCTTCAGGTTCGCTCCACGCTCGACCTGAACCGCCGCACGCAGCTCGATGTGTCGGTGCGCTACGTGGCCTCGTTGCCAGAGCCGCATGTGCCGTCCTACACGGCCGGCAATGTCCGGCTGGGGTGGCGAGTCACGCCGGCATTGAACGCCAGCCTGTACGTCAACGACCTGGGGCGCAGCGGGCGCACCGAGTTCAACGCATCCGACGCGAGCGTGATCCGGTCGTCTGCAGGCATCAAAGTGGACTGGCGGCTTCCGTGAGCAGCACCTGCCCATGACCATCCGGAGCCGGCTCGTCATCCTGATCATTGCCCTGCTGCTGCCCTTGTTGGCTGCCATGCTGGCGGGGGTTCGCTTTCTCTATGAAGGTCAGCGGCAGGCGCTGGAACGCGGCGTGCACGAAGCGGTGCGGGCCCTGACCCTGGTGGTCGAGCGCGACATCGCGCAGACCGAGACGCTGCTCAAGGTGCTGGCGACCACCCCGTCGCTGCAGGAGGGTGACCTGCGCAGCTTCCACGAGCATGCGAAGGAGTTCGCGGCCGGCTGGGACACCGTCATCGTCTTCAGCGACCTCGACGGCCAGCAACTTCTCAACACGCGGCAACCCTTCGGCGCGCCGCTGCCGAGGACCAACCCGGACCTGCTGCGTCTGCGGCAGGCCGTCGGCCCCGACGCGACCATCACCTCCGACCTGTATTTCGCGCCGATCGGCAAGCGCTGGAGCTTTGCGGTGCAGGTGCCGGTGAAGGAGAACGGCAAGGTCGTCGGCTATCTCGCCATGGGAGGCTTCGCGGATCGGCTGCAGCAGGTGTTCGAGCGGCAAGCGCTTCCGCAGACCTGGCTCGGCACGCTCGTCGATCGCAACTTCCGGGTGGTGGCCCGCTCGCGCCAGGCGCAGCAATGGGTCGGAACGGTGTCGCTTCCGGAGCACGTGCGTGGCCTGAGCGCACGGCCCTCGGGCCAATTCAAGGTGAAGACCCTCGAAGGCACACCGGTCATCGCCATCTTTCACCGCTCGCCCCAACTGGGCTGGACCTTCATCGTGGGCGTTCCACAGGAAGAGATCGAAAGAGAGGCGCGAAACGCCACGGTGGTCCTGGCGGTGCTGTCGCTCATCCTGCTGGGCCTCGGGGTGCTGGCCACGGTGTGGGTCGCACGCAGCATCGTGCGGCCGGTGACGCGGCTCGTGGCCCTCGCCGAAAGTGTGGGCACCGACGAGGTGGCGTTTGATCGGCAACCGAGCGGCCTGCGTGAAGTCGACCAGATCGCGGAGGCACTCGCGCGGGCGAACAACAAGATCGCGAGCGCGCGCGTGGACCTGCAGCAGGAGGTGCAGAAGGCGCGGTCCGAAGCGGCGGCCGCGCATGCCAATGCGCTGCAGGCGCAGAAGCTGGAGGCGCTCGGACGGCTCACCGGGGGCGTCGCACACGATTTCAACAACCTGCTCATGGTGGTGAGCAGCAATGCCCACGTGCTTGCGCGCCGCCTGCCCGAGGCGTGGCGTGAATCGCCGCAGCTGCAGGCGATCGACCGTTCCGTGAAGACGGGGACGCGCCTCACCCGCCAGCTGCTGGCCTTTGCCCGGCGTCAGCCGCTCAGGCTCGAGGTCATCGCGCTCGAAGACCGGTTGAACGCGATGGCCAGCCTCGTCCGCACCGCGATCCGAAGCGGGGTCGAGCTCACCTGCACGGTCGCGCCCGGCACCTGGCCGGTCGAGGTCGACGTGGGCGAATTCGAACTGGCGATCCTCAACCTGGCGGTCAACGCCAACGACGCCATGCCGAAGGGCGGCAAGCTCACCATTCGAGCCAGCAACCATGTCGGAGCCGAAGACGAGCGCTTCGTCGTTGTCGAGGTGAGCGACACCGGCCTGGGCATCCCGGCGGACATCCTCGACAAGGTGATGGAGCCCTTCTTCACCACCAAGCCACCGGGCCAAGGCACCGGCCTTGGCCTGAGCCAGGTGTACGGCTTCTGCCAACAGGCCGGCGGCAAGCTCGAGATCGAAAGCAAGGTTGGCGCCGGCACCACTGTGCGCATGATGCTCAAGCCGACGACCGAGAGCGCCGTGGCCGATGCCCCGGTGCCGGCGTCGCTCCAGCCGCTCGGTTGCAAGGTACTGCTGGTCGAAGACAACGAGGAGCTCCGCAAGTCGACCCGTGAATTGCTCATCGCACTGGGCTGCGAGGTCGAACTCGCGCCTTCTGCAGACTCGGCGCGCGACCGCCTGACGGCGAAGACCGACATCGAGCTCGTCCTGAGCGACATCCGGATGCCGGGGCAGCTGAACGGCCTTGGCCTCGCAAGCTGGCTCCGGGCGCACCGTCCCGATTTGCCGTTCCTCCTCATGACCGGCTATGCGGACGAACTGCGGACAGGCCAGGTCGATGGACACGTGGTGCTTTCCAAACCGGTGGAACCGGAGACGCTCGCGGTCGCGATGAGGGCCGCCTTGCTGGTCGGGCGATCCCAGCCCAGGCCATAGCAGCATCAGAAAAACTCGCTTCGTGAGTGCTAGGTCGCCCGCAAAACGCTATCCGCAGTGTTCGATCTGAACGACTGAACATGACTGGGCACCGTGCAGGGAGCAACTTGCTTCAAGCGGCCTACTCTCTAAACTCAACGCGGCCCTGATCCGGCTCCCTTGGTGCCTCTAGCCGGTTGGTTCGCATTGACGCAGTCGCCATGGCGTCGCACGAATCTCTCTCAGATCGATTCGACTCCGGTCCCCGTCGCAGCAATGCTTCGGGTTTCGTTGAGCAGCGGTCGCCCGTCCTTCGCCGCGTTGTCGTTCCAAATGCGCTCATGCGCAAAGAGCTGGCACTCGATGCGAGCGCACCGCCGCCTATCGATCAGGCAACAACGTGATGAGCGATTCAAGCGGCAGGGTCCGCCGCTTGGGCCGAATGCCCGCAGGCAGGTTGGGCGCAACGTTCTTGGCGAAGAAGCGGTCCGACTCTTCCTTGGTTCGCCACACCTCGATGATGCGAAGCCCGGTGTCCGTCGCGTGCGCCATGTGCAGGATGAAGCCCGGCGACTGCTTGAACACCGGCTCCAACGCCGCGGCAATCGGCGCGTAGATCTCTGCCGTGAGTCCTTGCGACTCACCGAACATCAAGATGGGCATGTGAAACTCCTGGTTGATTTGAGGGCTTCAGTCTTGTTCGCCGCGCTTGCGCCGTCGATTCCCGAATGCGGCACACCCCTGTGCGGATCTGCACATGCAAGGACACCGAGATGGCACCGGCCAAAAGCTTCGACTGGAACGACCTGCGCTACTTCCTGGCGGCCGCCCGCACCCTGAGCCTCGCCGGTGCGGCCCGCATGCTTGGGGTCGAGCATTCCACGGTCGGCCGGCGGCTCACGTCGTTGGAAACGGCGCTGGGTGCCCGGCTGATGCTGCGCAAGCCCGACGGGCTGGCGCTCACCACGCTCGGGGAACAGGTGCTGCTGGCCGCGCACCAGGTGGAGCTGGCCGCCAACACGGTGGCCGATGTGGCCGCCTCTGCGCAGGAGCGCGTGCGTCTGGCTGTCCCGTCGGGCTTCTCGCTGTTCTTCACGGCACCGCTGGACCGCCTGAGGGCGTCGAAGCCACCGATTGCACTCGACATCGTAAGTGGCGCTCGCAAGGTCGACCTGGCCCAGGGCGAGGCCGACCTCGCCGTTCGCGGCGGCCCCGTGGACGACGCCGACCTGGTGGCCTGCCCGCTCTGCAGCGTGGGCTGGTCGCTCTATGCATCACCGGTCTACCTTGCCAAGCGGCCAGCCAACGCCTCAGCGACCGACCTCGATGGGCACGACGTCATCGGCTTCGCCCAGCAACTGGCCGACACGCCGAACGCACGCTGGCTGGACAGCCGCTGCGGCCAGGCACGCGTCGTGTTGAGGGGCTCGGAAGTGGTCGACATCGCCGCTGCTGCAGCCGAAGGCGCAGGAGTGGCGCTGCTGCCGTGCTACCTGGGCGACCGCGCTGCCAGCCTGGTGCGCCTGACGGCGGAGGTACTGGTCAAGCGTGAGCTGGTGCTCGTCTACCGCCGTGAGATGCGCCTCTCGGCAGCGGTGAAGCTCGTGATCGACGTCACCCGCGAGACTTTCGAAGAGGCGCGCGAGAAACTTGCCGGCCACGCCTCACCGGTCTTTGCCTCCCTGACCCAGCGCCAGCGCGAGCTGCTCGAGCTGCTCGCCCAAGGCCGCGACAACGCGCAGATCGCCGCCACACTCTCGCTGAGTGACAAGACCGTCCGCAATCACGTCAGCCGCATCCTCACGCAGCTCGAAGTCGAGAACCGGTCACAGGCCATCGTCAAGGCGCGGGACGCCGGATTCGGCTTCCGGGGGGGCTGAGCGCCCCTCACAGGTACACCGTGCCGCCGGCAGTGGCGCGGCGCCACGTTGCCGCCAAGGGCGAGACACACCCGAGCGAACGAAGTTGCGCGGCGTCAGACCCGTGAGCTGGCGTACCACGCGAGACATGTGCGCCTGATCCGCGAAGCCGAGGTCTGCCGCGATGTCGGCGAGCGGCGCCCCCCGCTGTGCCCTGCGCGAGATGGCCTGCAGGCGCACCACCTGCGACAGGTGCCGCGGCGACGTGCCGATCCACTGGACGAAGTCGCGCTCGAGCTGGCGGCCCGACACGTGCTGCTCGTCGGCCAGCGTCTCGATGGCCGCCCGCGGCGCCTGGCAGAGGCGCATGGCCGCACGCGCCGCGCGCATCGCGGCGGTCCAGCGCTGGCGATTGGCCGAGGCGCGCTCTTCGAGCCAGCCGCCCAGGGCCGATGCTGCCGATGCGCTTCAGATACCTCGAAGGGCTCATGCACCACTACAAGCACCACGGCACCACCACGGCGTTCGCGCGCTCAACGTGCTCAACGGCGCGGTGCTGGTCAGCTGCAAGGCGCGGCACCTACATCAGGAGGTTTTGTCGTTCCCGCGCGAGATCGACGAGGCCGTGCCCATCGAGCCGGGCGTTCGATAGATAGTCGACAACCACGCGACACACAGCCACCCGAACGTCTAGGCCTGACTGGCAAGTCGGCCGCGTTGGCACATGCTCTTCATCCCAACCTGTAGCACTTGTTTGATCACTGACAAGGCCATTCGCGGAGGCGGGTTAGTTTGATCACACCGCGGCACTGTCTAAGGCGCCAGGGCGCCGAGCGCCGAGACTCGCTAGTCAACACTAATAGCGAGGTTTTCGGGCTGATGCTCAAAGGGTGTCGCATTTATCCAAGACGTGGCCAGCCTTCAAGGAAAAACTTCACCTCATGAAGAAGCCCTTGAAGATGACTCTCGGTACCCTCGGCGCGGTGGCCGCCTGTGTCGCCGTCGCAGCCGCCGGCTTGCTTCTCAACAGCCAACGCAAACTGGATCGGGTGGTCGCTGTTGCCGTGGCTCCGGTGCCCTATGTAACCGATGCGCAGGCACTCGAGAGCGGCAAGTACCTGTACATGACCCGCTGCATCGAGTGCCACGGCCGCGACGGCGACGGCGCCGTTTTCATCAATGAGCCGAACGGCCTGTACCTCGCCGGCTCCAACCTGACCACGGGCCGTGGCAGCGCAGTGGCTTCCTACAGCGAGACGGATTGGGTACGCACCATTCGCCACGGAGTCAAACCAAGCGGGCGCCCGGTCTTCATCATGCCCAGCGAAGACTTCAACCGCCTCAGCGACCGCGACCTGGCCAGCTTGGTGGCGTATGTCCGCTCGCTGCCAGCGAAGGACGGCAACGGCGCCATCATTCGACTGCCCCTGATCGTGAGGCTGATCCACGGTGCCGGCGTGATGAAGGATTCGGCCGAGAAGATCGACCACTCGTTACCACCCTCTCAGCCGATCCCTGTCGGCATCACGACGGAGCATGGCCGCTATGTCGCGCAGGCATGCGTGGGCTGTCACGGCGTCGAACTGAAGGGCGGCTCGATTGCGGGCGCCCCGCCGCACTGGCCGCCTGCCGCTCAACTCACAGGTCCCGGCAGCGTGATCGCCCGCTATGCAACGGCAGAGCAGTTCAAGACCTTGCTGCGCACCGGAGCGCGACCCGACGGCACGAAGACCAACGAAGCGATGCCCACGAACCAGCACCTGAACGACGTCGACCTGGAGGCCATCTATCTGTACTTCAAGTCGACGCAAGCTGCAGCAACCTCGGTGTCTTCATCGGCTCAGAATAGGCGTCCGAAATCGTGAAGCACCCCCAATGACTGCCAACGCCATGAACGCCGTTCCGATCGCACTGCTGGGGACCGACACCGCGCCACGCACCAAACCCTCAAACTATCCCGAGCCGTTTGCCTCCCGCATGGCGGGCCGCCTGAAGAAGCCGCTGGGTGACCTGTTCGGCTTGAAGAACTTCGGCGTGAACCTGACGCACCTTGCACCAGGCGCGTCTTCCGCACTGCGCCATGCCCACACGCGTCAGGATGAGTTCATCTACATCCTCCGAGGCCACCCGACACTGCATACCGACGCGGGGATGACGTCGCTCTCACCCGGCATGTGCGCCGGCTTCGCGCATGGAACAGGCGACGCTCACCGATTGGTCAACGAGACCCTCGAAGAAGTCTTGTACCTCGAAATCGGGGACCGGACGCTAGGCGACGAGGTGACCTACCCCGATGACGACATCCAGGCGGTGCTGGTGGACCAGCGGTGGCGCTTCACGCGCAAGGACGGCACCCCGTACACCTGAGTCAGCGTGCTGAACAATCCGATGGCGAGTTCATACAAGACCATTTCTCCACACGACGGAAGAATCAAGCGCGTCATCAACTCCTTGTCACCATCATGCTCCGCCGCTCCCTACAGATTCTCTTGTTCGGACTTGCCTCGCTCCGTTGCATGGCAGCAGCGCCCGAAGCCGCGACCACAGAGGCCCCCGTCCGCTCCTACGTGAATGTGCAGGCTTCGATCGTCATCCATCGGCCCCCGTCTGAAGTCTTTGCCTTCGTATCCGACGCCGAGAACGACGTGCATTGGCGCAGCGAAGTCGTCAGCATGAAGAACCTGACAGCACCGCCTCACCGGGTGGGCACGCGCACGCTCGAGGTTGCCAAGGTACTTGGCAAACAACTCGAGACCACGACCGAGATCACCGAGTTCGTGCCGGGTGAGCGCATGGCGAGGCACACTGTCACCGGTCTGACGCCGGTCGTGACGGCGCGAGCGGTCGAACCGGTTGCAGACGGCGCCCGCTTCACCTACCAGCTGACGGCGGACGTCACCGACGTCTTTCTTTTCAGGGCGTTTCGGCCCGTGCTGGAGTGGTGGACGCAGCGCAAGGTCGCGGGCTATCTGGATTCACTCAAGGCTCACCTGGAGGTACCCGTCGGGTCGAATTCACCATGAAAGCTTCATTCCTCGAGATCGTTCAACATGTCCCCGCGACCACCACGATGCGTGAACTGGTCACGAAAGTTTTCGCTCTGCGCGGATCAGGCGTGCCGGTGGAATCGTTGCACGCGCTGCCATGTGATGCGCTCCTGTTGCACGTCCATCTATGGGGCGATCCCGAGCTCGACCGCGCCACAGGCGAGCGGAGCTTCTTCACCGGCATCCGACAGGCGCCCGCTTGCCACTCGGTCGGAGGCGACTTCCTGACCTTGTTCGCAGTGTTGACGCCGCCGGGAGCCGTGGCGCTTCTTGGCGGTGCCCCCATGGACGGACTCGATCCCTGCGTCACGCTGAGCCGTGTGACGACCCTCGACGTTGCCCGCTCGTTGGAGCGTGCCGTGTGCGCGCAGCCTTCGGTGGAGCTAGCCTTGGCGGAATTTGCTCGCTGGCTGGAGAGCCGACTGAGTCGCCGATGCGTGATTCCTCAGGCGGCGTGGCGGGTCGCCAGGGTGTCTTCCGAGCTATCGCTGGCACCCAGCACGAAAGTAGGCGACGCCGCGCAGCGACAAGCCGTCTCGCAGCGCCAACTGGAGCGAGACATGCAGCGGTGGTTCAACGTGCCGCCGAAACAGTACGCCCTCACGGCGCAATTCCAGCGTCTTCTCCAAGTGGCTGGCAGAGAGGAGACTCTCCTGGGTGCGGCGTTGGAAGCCGGGTTTGCCGACCAGGCGCACATGAACAGGGCGGTGAAGAGGTTTTCTGGCATGACGCCTCAACAACTTCTTCGGGCTGCTACAGGTCCGGTGTCTGCAACCTTTCGACAGGCGATGACGACGCATGCGCGAGTCTTCGCATAGCGCACGCGTCACCCGCACGGATGGCCTAGGTATCAAAACTGGACGGCGCGCGCTCCATCGATACAAGGATCAGCCGTCAGCTGTTTTCGCATCAGGGCGTTCGGAACCACGATGCCGCGAAGCACTGGAAAGCGCTGCTCAACGATTGCAAAGCCGAACTTTCCAAAGAACGGCTGCGCGGTCAGGCTGACATCTGACGCCAGCCAAGGGGTTGCGCGCCCATTCGCGACCTTGATGAGATGCTCCATCAGGAAGCTGCCGATGCCTTGCCCTGCATGCTCGGCTGAGACGAAGAAGTGGTCGATGTAGCCGGAAGTCTGAACGTCCGCATACGCCACGATCTGGCCCGACACTTCCACAATGAAGGGCTGAATCCCCTGCATGCGATTCGTCCACAGCGATTGATCGATCGTCTGAGGAGCCCAGGCGTTCAGTTGTTCACGCGTGTAGCTTCTGCTCGCAAGTCCATGGACTGCGG
This genomic interval carries:
- a CDS encoding YfiR family protein, which codes for MSRCHALVWALLLLVAGLSATPAPAQHELTEEVRVKAAYLHKFPSFVEWPAAALPSDGAPIVIGIASADAIFRELERISKGRHVAGRLVEARRVDGIRGLAGLHVLFIGREMGSEASLYLKAAQALPILTVAEHEPIERLVILNFLDRGGTVRFSASLPAAEKAGLTLSSRLLAVADHVHGSPRDKK
- a CDS encoding ATP-binding protein, producing MKPRSLRLQLARAALTATLVALLLSTVATAWFEFAKFRSERQADLQSRADVLAYAIAPALVFNDRETVRLQLAALRNAPELDFAVVYRLDGSTFATFHSNAQPGGTKVPMPRALGFDFSASGMSLAQSVRHDDEEVGRLYMSARHDLWSRIGSFVAIQACVLVIALALAAWLFRRLQVNAVQSLADVTRVARRVTQHGDWSPRAQPSRYEELSVLVTAFNRMLDEVSQRTQALEAETVERRRVEVELRAADEQKDVFLATLAHELRNPLAPMTVAVSILRKKQQPQALQDKCVGILDRQLSHTVRLIDDLLDVSRIRVGKLTLQKDAIELLSVVRAAAELIEPVATGKQQVVKASLEGRDICVIADRTRLLQVFSNLLTNASRYTPRGGSIEVSYRCDDTHVFVSVRDTGIGIDASMQRKIFEMFQQADQSLERGNAGLGIGLTLASQLAQLHGGEIAVESEGLGRGACFTVRLPIAPRGTQPNVERRPEATAAGRPMSILIADDNVDAAVGLRDAFEALGHEVSVCHDGLSAVGQALARRFDAAILDIGMPGLNGYDAAQRIRAGAQPALVLVALTGWGQPSDKERARNAGFDHHFVKPASPDDLLQAIQARTAATRTMEDVKT
- a CDS encoding TonB-dependent siderophore receptor encodes the protein MTPPASLLVRRPRLGAFVRWPLAAALSVGSAHAQFPGAAAIEDMSLEALANVPVTSVTGRPEALQRSAASIYVISGDELRRSGVSSLPEALRLAPNLQVARLNASQYAISARGFNNTIGNKLLVLIDGRTVYSPLFSGVFWDAQDVLLEDIDRIEVISGPGATLWGANAVNGVINVITKSATATQGAFAAASSERSGYRAATRYGTSVGHDTALRLYAVQSRRNETDAVSTGAPRNDDNTLRQAGFRADTSTDDHHLQLQGDIYDGGGDGSSNIAAELSGANLIAKLSSRPGEASNWQAQVYLDHTKRSDPVVFRDKTDTVDVTFNHAPSVDRAHKVLWGAGYRAATSRTEATPLVRFEPATRRLRWSHLFLQDEFAVSETLRVTAGVKLETNVYTGTEVLPTLRAAYDIGERKILWASLSRAVRSPARLDRDFYLPANPPHLIAGGPNFESEVANVAELGLRGQTSAASYSATAFLHDFDRLRAGRAGPTEIENRAWGKVWGLETWGTVDVAAGWRLMAGWVELRKSLHKDELSPASSIPNLGNDPRRQLQVRSTLDLNRRTQLDVSVRYVASLPEPHVPSYTAGNVRLGWRVTPALNASLYVNDLGRSGRTEFNASDASVIRSSAGIKVDWRLP